CCAGCCTGTGGAAATAAAGTAATGAGCATAAGTATGTGTTTCTGCTCATTAGCCACGGTAAGCTAATACAATCCCTTTTTCAGCTAATATTAGTTGAGTACAGCTGTGTTCAGGGCCACAAACTAGGTGCTGTTGTAGATGTTTTAATCCTGCATTGTCCAATTAGGTCACCACTAGCAACATGTagctacttaaatttaaaaaattcagttccttattTGCACTACCCCTATTTCGAGTGTTCAGTAACCACTAACATGTGGTTAGTAGCTACTGTATTGGAGAGTACAGATATTGACAATTTCTATACAGAAAGTTTTATTGGATAGTACTATTCTAATCAGTATACCTGTGCATTTATGTATATACTGGAAGAAAATTTCTTGTCTAGATTAGTGAATCTCATTGTGATGATTCTCAGACCCATAAAGGGccttcaaatggaaaaaaatttcaagccacataaatgaaaatttttcccAACTGCATTTTCTAACAGATTGGATGTAAACTGCCAGATATGAAGGATCATGccacatattttttcttcatcatcTATTGTCTGTTCctttattctacaaatatttactgagggtcCACTAACTGAAAAACTAGCAGAATAAAAAACCTCAGTATCTTAGCTTTCAAATGGCTTACAATGTAGAACAAGAgaatcaccaaaaagaaaaacaatataaacatTAATACAATAATAAAGAAATCACAGGAcaatatatgaataaatttgaGTGGTACAGAGAGTAAGGATtagaggaagtaaaaaaaaagatgttactCTGATATTTAGTAGTAGCATTCACAGATGTTGGAATTAAAGGATGTCCTAATTTGGTAGATGAAAGCAATTTCAGGTAAGGGGAGAGGCATGAACAAAGAAATAGAGGTGGAATGCTTTTGGAGATAGAAAAATCTTGCTGAAGCCACACCATCATGGAAGATTTGAGTAGGCAAATGATTGGAAATAACCTTAAGTTGGGTTGGACCACTCTATGGTGGTTCATGATTTGAACTTTACCCTGAGGGCAagagttttaatttgaattttaaagcCAGAGAGTAATAACAAATAAGATGTGGTTTCCAGAAAGTTTAGTTATAGAGAAGTATTTAGGTAGATTGGGGAAAGAGGAGAATGGAAGCAAGACATGCCATTTTGAATTTGAAGTGAGGGTGCACTCAAGAGGAAATGTTTAATAGGAAGCTAGTGGTACCCAAATTTCCTGAAACTTGGAGAGAGGTCAAAGGATACTCAAAGAAATCTAGTTTTGGGAGATAACTGCATGGTGGTTACACCTGAAGCCGAAGGAACAGGTGGATTCTCAAGGgtaaagggaaaaatgcagggACCAATCTGCACACGGGGACAGGAAGAGGAATTTGcatcaaagataaacataaaTTCCTCGAAATGGAAGAAAACCGTATCAGCATGGTGTCTTGGAAGTCAAGGGAGTCATTTCACAGAGACACACGAAACAATTCAAACTCTTGTTGCTAATACACAAAAGaacaaagcttttttaaaaatgaagccacagaaggcttttaaaaatgggcaaagattaTGACTTTATGCAGTTTCAACCACGAAGCAGCACAGGGTTGTTTACCTAGCCAAAAATGCTCTAACAGATTTAAAAGTCTGAGAATCATGATTTAGATGCCTCCAAAATAGGCACCAGTATTTATTCCAAAAGCCTATCAGGTAAGCTTTTAACAATCTGGTTTGGGAACCCTTCCAGTAGCCAGGAATGtctcctcctccctcaccccaggATGGTGCCCTTCTGATTCAGGCAGCAGCGGGCATGCAGCATTAGCCCTGGTGTCTGCTTACAATAATGGGCCACTTCTGACAAATTTCGAACAGTCCCTGGACACTGGATGCATAtctgcagaaaagagaaaaatattgactcatcaaagaaaactataaaaaaaaaaaaaagaacacacaggGATCAAGTTAACTCAGTACACTGCAGAAATTCTCTACCACAGAGTAGGGAAGGGTCCTACTTGGACCCTTTATCAAGTTTGACTAGGAGATCCACTTCCTCCCCTGGAGACAGGTCCCAAATCAACGCGCCAGAGCCCATCTGTATCAGACCTCCCCCAGGAAAAGCTCTCATCTTTGAGAATTTCTTTTCGAATATATTCCAGTGACTTTTCAGCCTGACAGACTCGGTTTGACCAGGTGTTAGAAGGGCTGCAGTTACACAAAGAACTCATCAAGCATTACGCAAAGTACACTACTGCCACCACCGCACGATATACCCGCATTTGTGAGTGGTGAGCTTGCAGAAGAGCCAGAGGGACTCATCAGTAGAAGAACTCGGTTATCCAAAGATTAAAGAGCAAGATCTGATTTCAAAGGTCTACATTGCTAAGACGAGGGCTAGTGGGGTGGGGAACACCTGCCCAGCATGAGTACTCGGGAGCGGGAGCCGGCTAGGTTCCGGCTGGTGGGGGGCTCGGGGACGGAATCGGAGCTGCGAGTCGCCAAGGCCAAGACGAAGGTGGGCGAGCGCGACGTACGCCCCACCAGCGACTCTGCTTCAGCCTGACCTCTAACTTGCCTTTGTACCTCTGGTAGTGCCAAAGCCCCATCCACGCCCAGAGCGAGGAGCAAAGCCGCAGCCCAGGGTACGAAGCTCGGAGGACTGACGGACCCCCAGCAGGCCATTTTTCGCTCCCTTCGTCCTTCTCCGTGGCTCGCGATACTTGCACCTGTGGCTACGCCCCCGGGGCGTGGCCTAGTAGGCCCCGTGTGGGCGTTGGGTTGCCGCTGCCTGAgggattcagctctttctttgtACGTCCCAGTCGTCGTTATCGGGAACTGGCCGAACCTCTCATCTCCCGCGCTAGCGAAGGACTCCCTGCCGCTGCGCTTTCACCCCCACGTTCCTCCACCCCGGACGCCGAGGTCGCGTCTCCGTAGCCGCTCAGGGCCACACTATTCGCCCTCAGTAAACATGGCGGGAAGGAGGCGGGAAGGGGGCGGGGCCCGGCTGTCACCCGGCCAGGGCAATGCAGGCCTTGCTTTCGCCAAGGCGGGACCCACGTGTGGAGACCCGGCAGGTGGGCCGGACGGAGGCGGTCCTGGAGGCAGTGGGCAGGCGCCGAGGGGCTTCGGAGAGTGGCGTTAGGGCGGGGAGAGCGGCTTGGGGGCTCGCTTGGGGTCCCCGGGAATATCCGAGGTGCGAGCCGCAAGGTGGTGGTAGTGGTTCCGCCACTTCACAtgtggaggggagaagggaagccAGGAAGTAAAGGGCGTAAAGGGGATGAAGGAGCTAGGAGTGAAGGGCAAACCTCCGCGGGAGGAGACAAGCCTGGAGACGCCCCGGGAACTCTGCCCCTTCACTTCAGCCCTGATACCGCGCGGCGTCCGGAGCCCTGGCGGGGAGGTAAGGGTGGGAGAGACTCCTAGCTCTTCATCTCCTTTGCCTTCCCAGGAAGACGGAGCGATGCTGCTCTCAGGAAGGACGAAGGGACCTTCTTAGCCCTTGCTGAGCTACGGAGGTAAGGGGAAGTCGAGTGGAATCTGTCCTAGGGTGCCAGGGGCCCTGAGCGAAGGTGCCTGCAAGCCCCGCGCCCAGAGGGACCGAGTGCTGGCTTGGTTAGGACCATCCAAAAGCTCATGAGAGCTAACCAGAGCTCATCTTGAGCAGTCAGCGCAGGCTTCCCTTCTGCACGCCCCCAGGTTTCTGGAATCTCCAGAAATCTTACTTTCAGTTGGCCTGGCACATTTCTAAGGCATTGGTAGTTACTGGCATTTTAATGAGGGCTTCCAAAGCTTTTCAGACCTTGTCTAGGCACAAGGATGGATTTTAAAGGAACCTTTTTGGGATGGTTGGTTCTGCAGTGGCCACTTTGCTTCTTGTAGAAGTCAAAGCAAACCAGTGCGTTTGTGACCAAAGTGAGGGTTGAGGGGTATAGGGTGGTCTCTTGCCTCTGTGTGTGGTAGATTCTTAAAAGGGGGTTTCAGCCAGCTATTTGTGCCTGTGTGTTAGTTTTAGTGAAGTAGCTCAGCTCTTACTTTGGCTCCCACTCTCTCAGAGACATGCAGGTCCATAGGCTTTAGCTCATTGCAGAGTTTTTAGAAAGCCACTCACTCTTCTGTTCTTAGAATCGGACAAACACTTTGTTACTGGGTCAGGTTTTTCCTGTCTTGCCTGGTTTTTGCTTTAACCATCCAGGAGGGTTCTCTGTGGCTCATGCAGAAAAATTCTATCAAAAAACCCTGCCAGTTTGCCCCAACAGTACAGGGTCTCCATTTCTGTAGGTCTGTTTCCAGGCTACACTGTgactttgtctttcttcttccaaCCACCTGCCTGTCTGTCTAACCACTAACCTTTTACACGATACATCCTGATTTGCACACAGCAAATGTCTCTCCTCTTACACTCCAGTAGTTGCCATCACCTCTCTCATAGTAAAAATTTGCCAAAGAGGAATGAGAGCACTAGAGATGTTGcaatgtgcaaaggcccagggcaTCTTTAGGTTAAACCAGACTGGCCTGTTGGGAACATTGTTCTAGGGACTAACATTTGTGACACAGTAGAACATGTGATTTGAGAGTTGCCAACTCCAGTTTCCCATCTTCATTGGCCTTAGGAGGCTCAGAGTTCAGGTTTGATCTGTGGGGGGCTGTACCTTGCCAGCTGGGCAACAGctgcccaagaacaaaatgtGGGAGAGCCACAAGAAAGCCAGGCTGAACTTCCTCCTAGTGGGTAAACACAGAAGACCTATCTTACATTAATCTGTTTCTTAGTTGAAGTCTAAATTTTGtttcatgaatgaatgactgcAGTTAACATTTCTGTCCCTGCCCTGTCTGGGGGCAATAAGGCCCGGCCCCTAGTGAATCACCTATCATACTTGCAGATAGCattgtttctttctccctttgtatGATGCTGTGTAACcttaagcaagttatttaacgtttctaagcctcagtttcctttagaATTAGAATGTTTATGTCCTGTGCATACCCTGAGATGTCGTGTTTTGAAGGTGATAGCTGTGGTTACTTTTCACTATTTATCATTATGAGTgtttataaagtgcttagcacactGCTGGGTCATGTAGCAGGTGTTCAAAAAATGTTACCTATCACTATGTTAGGCTAAATACATGACATTGTCTGGTATTTTTTTCTGCAATAAGTACTCCAGAAAATAGCTTCTAAAGACAATGTATAGAGAATGGATGAATGGGGAACCACTAGATCTGAGTTAATCTAGCCCCTGACAATAGTCGGTTCTGTGGTCTTGGAAAGATCACTGGAGTCAACTGGGCTTCAGTATCTGTTGGTAAATGAGGGGGTTGTGACAGTGATCTCTTAAGATTCTTACAAGTTTTGGAATACTATGCTCCTGTCCTTGTTCTGAGGATAATGGTATATTGTTTGAGGATTAGTATTTCTTTTGCAGGAGTCAGAAAAGCAACTTCCCCATCTCTCAGCTCCTTTCCAGTTCCGTGTAGCACACAGTGCCAAGTGTAACTTACAGTGAAAGCATAATCCAGCTAGGAATGCTGTTGAATGTGAGTTCTCTGCTCCCCATTCTGGAGCCTCCAGGGCTGAACTGGTGTTTGGGGGCCATAGAGCGATAGGACCATTTGGATCACAGCAATTGGTTCCCTGACGGAGCCAGAACAAATAGCAGCTGAGCCTCATTCCACCCACCAATTCCTGATCTCACCTCAGCCACTTACAGAACCCGACTCTCAGCCTCTGCCTAGGTCCAGACACACAGCTTGTCCAGGCAGCTCTGCCTCAGAGCTGGGATTGCTTCTCCAGGTAGGTATCTGCCCCAGCAGGGTAGGACCACTCTTCTTGGCTGCTCCCCTtgccccagctccctggctggtgtGCTTCTGTCCCAAATGCACCTGTAGTCATAACTCTGAATCCCTGGCTCTGGCACATTGCCCTCTTACTTTTGAACCCCATGGCTCTCTTAGATCTGCTATTGACAGATAATTTCAGGTACAGGAACTGAGAGGTGGGTGGCAGGGCTTCTCTAGTGGTGTTGGAGAGAATGGAACAGTTGGCCTGGGCTGCCAGGAATAGAGTTGGGGGCTGCCCTTGGAGGTGATCTCAGTGGGAATCAGTGCTGAGAAAGGGTTGAGTTATGAAGGTGACACTGGGGATCATGGGAGGTGGGGGTTTAGGCTAGGGGAAATACAGTAAGGCATGTTATCattattctctgtttcttccctgcTGGGTCATGGCGCCAGTGGGCTTCCTGGCTTAGTACATGGTAGTGACTGGGTCTTTGCCTGCAAGTTGGGGCAGGAAAATCTCCTGAGAAGAAATACAGGCtagagtttatttttcttctgttactggGGTGGATGCCTAAGAAGGTTCTTCTATCTCGCAGCTGTGCACACCCAAAAAGatcttctccctttctcctctatcACATCCATATCAACACCTCCAGACCTTCAAGGGCTGCCACCCAGCTGGCTGGTCCAAGTTCCATGCATATAGGATGCATaggcctgggggtgggtggcCATGAGGGCTGGCTAGGCCTAACTAGAAGCTGATTCCTTTACAGCTCACCCAGGACAATGTCAGTTGGTGGAGAAGGAAGACTGTGAGACTGGCTGGGAACCAGGTTGTAGCCACttgcctgcctctgcccagccaagtggcagcccagagcccagaaGCATCAAGTGGCCATAGGTGACAGACACAGTGAAGATATGAGGGTGGGGGTGAGCACCttggcctccctgcccccagcctcagACACGAGCATGGTCACATCCACTTTCTCCCTTGTGGACTATGTGGTCTTCATCCTGCTGCTGGTTCTCTCCCTTGCCATTGGGCTCTACCATGCCTGTCGTGGCTGGGGCCGGCACACTGTTAGCCAGCTGCTGATGGCAGACCGCAAAATGGGCTGCCTTCCTGTGGCACTGTCCCTGCTGGCCACCTTCCAGTCAGCGGTGGCCATCCTGGGTGTACCATCAGAGATCTACCGATTTGGGACCCAGTACTGGTTCCTGGGCTGCTGCTATTTCCTGGGGCTGCTTATCCCTGCACACATCTTCATCCCTGTCTTCTACCGCCTGCATCTCACCAGTGCCTATGAGGTGagcagggagaaagggaggagcACCAGGGGCAAGATAGGGAGGAAAGACTGGTTACATATGAGCGCCTGGGCCCCAGGATCTCCTCAGCCTAATGGGAGTGACAGGTAACACTTCCTGTGTTCCAAGTTCCTCTTGGGTGAGGTCAGGCGGGGATGGAGTCGGGAGGAGGGTGCTGGGCGGAGAGGGGCCCAGAGTGAATATGAGTTGGATATTCCCTTGTGTTCCTGGGCCTCTTGAGGAAAGCTGTGTGTGAATTGTAGGGGGTGGATTGGGaagaatacctttttttttttaacttatactCCTATCTAGTACCTGGAGCTACGATTCAATAAAGCTGTGCGGGTTTGTGGAACGGTGACCTTCATCTTTCAGATGGTAAGTAGAGTGAGGATAAAAATGGAGCCTAAGACGTGGCAGGGGCATCCAGACTCAGTCATGCTGAAGCAGCTGGAGCCTTCTCTGCTCTCAAACTGCAGGATTGAAATTCCTGCCAGCGTCATTGTCACTGAAGCCCCCGCAGGCATCCTACTTCCCATTCCTTCCCGTTCCAGCACAGATACTGTGGTCGTAGCaagccaaaatttggaagcaggGAGAGGGAAGTGAGCCTGGGTGAAGAAAAGCTCTTGGGATATTGGAGCTGAGACCCACCGCTCCCGTGCTCTGCCCGCCCTTGTCTCCTTGTCCCCTCACTGTCGCTTTTCCCTCTCCTACAGGTGATCTACATGGGGGTTGTGCTCTATGCACCTTCCCTGGCCCTCAATGCCGGTGAGAGTCACAGCCCCCGGCTCccagctggctggctggggaACACCTTCGGGAGGGGCAGGTAGAGGAGAGTGTGCAAAGAAGTACCTGGCCTCAGCGCGGGAGTTATTTTTACCTCATGGGCCCTTAGCCGGCCTCTACCAGAGGTGGAAGCAGGCCTGGTTCATTCTCACTTGAAAGCAAATCAAACATTACCATGCCCCATCTGAACTGGTTAATCAGCACCTTTTGGTTGAGCTCTACATTTTTTCTGGTTGTggtaaatgatttattttatcattaatgacCAGATGCTTTATATTTTACTAGGGCTTCTCTGGCTTCTCTGCTGGGAAACCCTCTTCTAGAGACAGGAATGTGATTTTTATCTGTTTACAGTAACTGGCTTTGATCTGTGGCTGTCTGTGCTGACCCTAGGCATTGTCTGTACTGTCTACACTGCTCTGGTAAGTGCAGTCAGTCTTAggagaaaagatgaaataaagatgggaggtggaaggaaaagaagggctgAGATAAGAATATAGCTGAGGAGCTGGGATGCTAGGGTGGAATCAAATGGGGATTGTGGTAGGGGCtggaatgggggaggggaggttgCTGTGGGGATGGGAttggggagaggggctggcacATGAAGGTAGGAGATGGGGTGGGAATGATGTCAGCTGGGTCTCAGCAGTTACGGTCCTGGTGCTAGGCGAGCAGTGCCCTTGCTGGGAGTGTGTCCTTACTGGCAGATGGGTTTAGAGACATCGTGGCAGGTGCACTGTCTGTTCCCTGCAGGGTGGGCTGAAGGCAGTCATCTGGACAGATGTGTTCCAGACACTGGTCATGTTCCTAGGGCAGCTGGCCGTCATCATCATGGGGTCGGTCAAGGTGGGCGGCTTGGGGCGTGTGTGGGATGTGGCTTCCCAGCATGGCCTCATCTCTGGGTTTGAGTAAGTACACCCCTTCCCCTGGCTGGGGTCTGTAGTGCTTGAGAGCTGGGCCCATCCTCAAGCCTGAGCTCAGGGCTCTGGTGAGTGGAGGGCAACCTGTGAAGCCTTAGGTACAGCATTGAGACCAGTGGGAAGCTATGATCTGTTCTTGGGGGTCTACCTGGTGGCTAAGGAGGATCAGGATGTTTTTGATACCCAGGATGAGGGTGTGGGTTGGAGGGATGGAAATGTCCTCTAGCTTTCTGCATGGTCTCTTGAGTCCACACAGTTCTTGCCTTCAGTATTTCCTTGGCCCTTGTGGTGGGGTCTCCTCTCTCCTGTCCTCTGACCCCTGTTATAGGAGGCCAGGAACGTTGAGTCTCTGTCTGGGGCAATGGCACAGTGACCAGTTGGTGTCTGTTACAGACTGGATCCAGACCCTTTTATGCGGCACACTTTCTGGACCTTGGCCTTTGGTGGTGTCTTCATGATGCTCTCCTTGTATGGCGTGAACCAGGCCCAGGTGCAGCGCTACCTCAGTGCCCGCACGGAGAAGGCTGCTGTGCTGTGAGTGTAGGGGCAGGCACACTGGGAAGCAagactgggggaagggaggggcccTGCTTCCATGGGGGCAGGATTCCAGAGCGTACCCTCCCACCCACTGGGGTCAGGATGTGAATCTGCTTTCTGGAGCTTGGGGAAGTGCTTGAGGGTGTCTGTTGATAGCCTCTCTCCCACTGGCCTGTTTTACAGCTCCTGCTACGCAGTCTTCCCTTGCCAGCAGGTGGCCCTCTGCATGGGCTGCCTCATTGGCCTGGTCATGTTTGCCTACTACCAGGAGTATCCCATGAGCACCCAGCAGAGTCAAGCAGCCCCTGACCAGGTGAGAAGACCTCCTTGGCCCCATCCTGTGCCCATGAAGGGCTAACCTAGGCCCCCCAAAAGGGGTGTCTGGGTAGTTGCACAAAGGACTCCCACCTTTGGATTGATGTGAAATGAATGTGAAATCCTTTCCCATTCTGGGATTCTAGCAGTCTAGCACGTGAGGACCCCAGCCTAGGCTCACCCTTGTGGCTTGGGACCTACCTTTATTGACTCACTGCTGTGTACCACATGCTTTTCTGGGAGCTGTCATACGCCTGGTCTCATCTAACCCTCCCCAGACGAGGCTCACCAAGGTTGTGTTTGCTTTCCAGAGCCCATTTTCTCTCCACTTACTGTGGGGTCACCCTCAGCGCATGGCCTATTCCTCATGCACCCAGTCTCCACAGACTGTGACTGGGGCAAAGGAAGTGGGACTTTGCTTTGGGGAAGGGCTCCCCTCTGAAGAGAGCTTTGCACTTGTGCTCTGTCTGCAGTTCACCCTGTACTTTGTGATAGATCTCCTGAAAAGCCAGCCGGGCCTGCCTGGGCTCTTTGTTGCCTGCCTCTTCAGTGGCTCCCTCAGGTACCCTCTTTGACCATTTCCCTCGTGCTTGGCGCAGCTGAGCCCTACTTGGTACAAGGTcaggtggaggaggggatcccCCTGAGTTTGTTGTTATGCCTGTCTACCTGTAGATGACAGAGGACAGCTCACCTGTGTAGACAGGGCGTCTCTCTCCCGAGACCCCCCCTTTTGGGTGAGGGATACTTCTACAATACCAGGAATGGATCTACTTAAAACCTGCACCCCCCTCAGGAAAGGACAGGTGTCCTGGCTTTCCAGCTGCCAGCTGTGAGGGTGGCTTTTTGGCTACACTCGTCATCTCTTACCTGAGGGCATTAGTTCCACAATAGAAAACTTTGTTAGTTTTGCCTTCCTCCACTCCCAGATTCAGTGCAACtcgtctttctctttctcctttcagcACCATATCCTCTGCTTTTAATTCATTGGCAACGGTTACAATGGAAGACCTGATCCGGCCCTGGTTCCCTCGGTTCTCTGAAGTTCACGCCACCATGCTTTCCAGAATTCTTGGTGGGCTTGTGCTTCCTGTCTCTTCGGTCACGCTCTAAGACACGCCCTCAGCACTGTCGTCAGTTTGCTTTAAAGCATCAGCTTTGGCCTGGGCTCAGCGCTTGCCGATTGAATCGCAGGATCTTGTTTACGTCTCAGGGATTTTCTGGGGAGGTCTCTGACTCACATAGGCCTggagagagggtgggagggaCCTGGAGCTGGGGCACGAAGTAATATCGGCCCTGCTTCCAGGGACACACTTTGGCTGGAGAAGGACCTTTGCTCaacttttatacctttttattgtGTGGATTCACATCTGCttgtttcttcccttcctttctcgcAGCTTTTGGCTATGGGCTGCTTTGTCTGGGAATGGCCTTTATTTCCTCCAAGATGGGACCTGTGCTACAGGTAAGGCCtatggagagaagaaagcagtTTTTAAGGGAGAAAAGGAGCTGATTGAAATGGGAAGTTGAGGAAGACAGCCACTGTGAAAGGAATGGTATGGGGGCAGGTGTCAGAGCCGCTCCCCCTTTGGTGGACCACCTTTAGCTGTGAACAGATTCTCAAGTAGCCAAGAGCTCCAGGGTCATTCCTGGAACATTATCTAAGGATCAGCCTCAGGAGAACCCAAAGCACATTCCCTTAAACATTACGACTGTCTGGAATCCTGTGTTCTGATGCttccaagaagaaaagacagatctGACGGGGGCTTTGGGGCAACAGTGTGTAGCTGTGCTTTATGTTAGTCAGGCTACGGGTATCTAAGCCTATGTGTTcgttttcccttattttttcaaCACTGTCCTCTGCAGGCAGCAATCAGCATCTTTGGCATGGTTGGGGGGCCACTGCTCGGACTCTTC
This genomic interval from Manis javanica isolate MJ-LG chromosome 1, MJ_LKY, whole genome shotgun sequence contains the following:
- the SLC5A6 gene encoding sodium-dependent multivitamin transporter isoform X1, yielding MRVGVSTLASLPPASDTSMVTSTFSLVDYVVFILLLVLSLAIGLYHACRGWGRHTVSQLLMADRKMGCLPVALSLLATFQSAVAILGVPSEIYRFGTQYWFLGCCYFLGLLIPAHIFIPVFYRLHLTSAYEYLELRFNKAVRVCGTVTFIFQMVIYMGVVLYAPSLALNAVTGFDLWLSVLTLGIVCTVYTALGGLKAVIWTDVFQTLVMFLGQLAVIIMGSVKVGGLGRVWDVASQHGLISGFELDPDPFMRHTFWTLAFGGVFMMLSLYGVNQAQVQRYLSARTEKAAVLSCYAVFPCQQVALCMGCLIGLVMFAYYQEYPMSTQQSQAAPDQFTLYFVIDLLKSQPGLPGLFVACLFSGSLSTISSAFNSLATVTMEDLIRPWFPRFSEVHATMLSRILAFGYGLLCLGMAFISSKMGPVLQAAISIFGMVGGPLLGLFCLGMFFPCANPPGAIVGLLAGLIMAFWIGIGSIVTSMGSSTAPSPLNGSSFSLPSNLTAVTMTALMPSITLSKPTGLQRLYSLSYLWYSAHNSTTVIVVGLTVSLLTGGMRGRTLNPRTIYPVLPRLRALLPLSWQKRLHCKSYSQELSVDTTTFPEKMRNGMLGVSSDKEAMVVPEAAAACQGSSPTFIVQETSL
- the SLC5A6 gene encoding sodium-dependent multivitamin transporter isoform X2 produces the protein MRVGVSTLASLPPASDTSMVTSTFSLVDYVVFILLLVLSLAIGLYHACRGWGRHTVSQLLMADRKMGCLPVALSLLATFQSAVAILGVPSEIYRFGTQYWFLGCCYFLGLLIPAHIFIPVFYRLHLTSAYEYLELRFNKAVRVCGTVTFIFQMVIYMGVVLYAPSLALNAVTGFDLWLSVLTLGIVCTVYTALGGLKAVIWTDVFQTLVMFLGQLAVIIMGSVKVGGLGRVWDVASQHGLISGFELDPDPFMRHTFWTLAFGGVFMMLSLYGVNQAQVQRYLSARTEKAAVLSCYAVFPCQQVALCMGCLIGLVMFAYYQEYPMSTQQSQAAPDQFTLYFVIDLLKSQPGLPGLFVACLFSGSLSTISSAFNSLATVTMEDLIRPWFPRFSEVHATMLSRILAFGYGLLCLGMAFISSKMGPVLQAAISIFGMVGGPLLGLFCLGMFFPCANPPGAIVGLLAGLIMAFWIGIGSIVTSMGSSTAPSPLNGSSFSLPSNLTAVTMTALMPSITLSKGNAGPDPEPSDHLPRVAQTPCPPAPVLAEATSLQKLQPGAVCGHHHVS